Within the Debaryomyces hansenii CBS767 chromosome E complete sequence genome, the region AAAAATGCACGATTTAGAAGTGgattatttgaagtttCCAACAACTCTGATACGTTAAGCTTTTCTACATATTTGAGGTTGAAGTTGTCATCTCTATATCCAACCACCAAATCATTAGTACCGGCTAAATAGCACTGGAGAATTGCCTTTATAAGATTATTGCGACTACCTATTTTACGAGACttcatttcaatattattctcaagaattttgtatttgaattcaatctTGTCGTAGAGTGCCGCCAATTCTTCCAGTCTTCGTTTAATGGAATCAATTTCGCATGATACTAGAACAGATAGTCCCGTCTCCGGGAATGTATGGTTTatcattgaattatattttattgcaTTATTGACTGCAGGTATGAATTCAAAAGGTTTAGAGTTatgaatttcattttcgGCACAAGTCataacttcttcaaaattataacCGGTCATACTACTAGCATCTGCTCTTCTTTGAGGCCTCTGTTCTGCTTCCATAAATACCTGCCCATTAAATGCTACaatgttttgaattataGCACTTTTCTGGAACGGAAGATGCAATAAGTCTAACAACGTATGCCTCGACGTTACAATATTCTCatctaatttcttattttcatttctttcaaactCTTCCATTGCAACATATTTGGTTCCTCGTATATTATCAAGTGTCAGTGAAGTTCGACTAAGGACTCTGAATTTCCTGTAACCACTACTCAAATCGACATTTATCTTGGCGTTTATTCTAGGACTTTCCAAACTATCTGCCATGAAAAGACCCGAGCTTACATCAAAATATCTGGCTTCTGATCTATCTAGGGCGATTTGcaattctttatttctGCAGTAGCATAGTTTCTCATAACAAGGTTCCTTGGTGACATTTGATTCCTCTAACAAGCCAATAAATTCAGGACTTTTAACATAATCCATTGGTATTTGACCTAGTTTAATACACAGCTGTAGGAAGTCATCTATCAGGGTATACATATCTCTTATCAATTCTTATAGAGTTTATAGTTCGAGACAATTGTGATCATTATTTTAGATAAAAGTGATTGTTTAGTAAATTCAAGTAAGCCAACTTTGCAGTTCAGGTGCCAACTAtgttatttatatacaaaACTAGAACCTATAATATGGATACCAATGCTATTTTCGATAAGAAC harbors:
- a CDS encoding DEHA2E03476p (weakly similar to uniprot|P53063 Saccharomyces cerevisiae YGL246C RAI1 Nuclear protein that binds to and stabilizes the exoribonuclease Rat1p required for pre-rRNA processing); the encoded protein is MDYVKSPEFIGLLEESNVTKEPCYEKLCYCRNKELQIALDRSEARYFDVSSGLFMADSLESPRINAKINVDLSSGYRKFRVLSRTSSTLDNIRGTKYVAMEEFERNENKKLDENIVTSRHTLLDLLHLPFQKSAIIQNIVAFNGQVFMEAEQRPQRRADASSMTGYNFEEVMTCAENEIHNSKPFEFIPAVNNAIKYNSMINHTFPETGLSVLVSCEIDSIKRRSEELAALYDKIEFKYKILENNIEMKSRKIGSRNNLIKAILQCYLAGTNDLVVGYRDDNFNLKYVEKLNVSELLETSNNPLLNRAFLDKWFWFIAQFISKAVKMPRGLALRHHQLIFNKNDNVISIESFRLSPYRLEKTILSRFVKWRRYLATMQKHQLSVEANVGIINYPNKKGKRRSKKKDKKSEDTNFSTKITDHSNSISKFEDNEQNETNHITKVLEHVSLS